The Aspergillus luchuensis IFO 4308 DNA, chromosome 4, nearly complete sequence DNA window AAGTTCCACAGTTGACTCCCGAACTTCATCGACTTGACGTTCCTCTGACGTAACGCGTTGCCGAAGGTCTATTTAACATGGCAAGACTATCAGAATGCTATATCGAAGACAATTACAATCTCAGTCAACTATTTCAAGATGAAGGCAATTGGCGTCGAGAACTACGGTCCTATTGACCGTCTCGAAGCTCGGGAAGTCCCGAAGCCGACAGATCTCCAGCCGCGGGATCTTCTAGTTCGGTAGGatggtttcttctttttttgctcATCTGTATAGTCGCTAAAAGTTATGACAGAATTAAAGGTGTTGCTGTGAACCCGGTGGATACGAAAGTACGGAATGGTACATATGATGACTATCCTGGTAAGACCTAGACTACATCTGACATGGAGTACCAGCTGCTTAACGTCGCGACAGACTACTACGACCGCGTTCCTCGACCATTCCAGATCACCGGCTACGATGCTTCAGGCATTATCGAAGCCGTTGGATCACAATGCTCGATCTTCAGTGTTGGCGATGAGGTCTACTACTCGGGAAGCCCTATCAGACAGGGATCAAATGCCGAGTATCAACTAGTAGATGAGAGGAGTGTTGGTCACAAGCCGAAAAGACTCGATTTCGTGGAGTCGGCTGCCATGCCGTTGACGTATATTACAGCATATGAGGCTCTCGTCGAAAGACTGGCGATAGAAAAGGGCGAAAAAGCAGCTCTCCTCATTATTAACGGTGCCGGCGGCGTGGGTGCTATGGCTACCCAGATTGCGCGTGTTGTGTTGGATCTTCCTGTGGTCATCACGACAGCATCACGCCCGGAGACAATCCAGTTTACGAAAGATATGGGTGCGACTCATGTCGTGAACCACAGAGACGACGTTGTTGATCAGATTGAGAAACTCAACCTCGATGTACCTGTGAAGTAAGACATGTCTGTGGAAGTCAAGAATCGTTACTAACAACAGCCAAGGTATATCTTCATCACTCACTCCACAGACCAGTACATGGAGACGTGCGCTCGGGTCTGCGCGCCGTTTGGAAAGGTCTGTTCGATCGTCCAAGGTCAAGCTAAGATGTATGGAACGGAGTTCATGTCGAAGTCGTTGACGTTTGTCTGGTGTCTGCTTGGAACCAAGCCGTATCATAAGGTGGATGTCGAATCACACCATCGCATACTGGAAGAGCTTACAGACTTGATTGATGCGAGCAAGATCAAGTGCCATATCACGAAGCGACTGAGGTTGACGCTTGACGGTGTGAAAAATGGACATGAGCTATTGCAGTCTGGTGGGAGTATAGGCAAAGTCGGGTTAGGTGTAGATGAGCCTGGACCTGGAGAGATCTTCACATAGTGATGTGACGTGTAACTCCATTTAGCAGTTGAATATACGCAGGTATGAAAACTGCAATACAAACAAAATATTGATCATCATTGttctctttatcttctccaTATCACCGCCAATGATACCTATGTATGAAGATCCTCGGTCTTGCTTCATCCACAATCCACTGCGACCACCATATTCCAACCATCTACCCCGAGATGAGCAAAGAGAGACCTAAAAGTACCCCGAAACATCCAAAGCTGACCAGCAGTGTGCACGGATGCAATGAGCAGGTGTTTACGCCCACGCGGTTTCACCAAATAATACCATGAGATCCCTTGTCAAAATGCCTACGCAAGCCACAACAAACACTAACCTACCAACTTCAAGCACCCATCAGTCCAGACGACCATTATCTGGGGCAAGTCCTCCGACTTGCATCTCTCGCCACAAAACAGTGCACCTACACCACCATAGCCACAAACAACACACCCAACCCAAAGCTACACTCCACGCGTTCAGCCACAAACCAAGCGACCCGAGTAATCCATATCCAAATCCAACGTGGAAGGAAACCCGCAATGGCACAGACGCAGACACCTATTACGTCTCATTAGACGTGTTCTGGTGCGTCGCcacagaaagaaagcaagtcGGCCAGTTACATATACTGACCCGGTGTAGGTAACAGATGTCAGCCATACAAGATCCAGCAAGGCATGGTAGTTGTGTGTGCTAGCCAATGCCCAAGGGTTCTTTTATCACGCCACCATCTGTCAATCACCCCATACCCTTCCAATAGAAGGGACCGGTACGTACACAGCGAGGAGGGGGGATCTACATGGACACGTGTATTTCGCCGATGAttatggtggtggatggatggatggatggatggatggacccTTGGGGGGTTAATGGACTAGGGAGGGGGCTTGTTGTGGAGTAGAAGGCTTGGTGCCATTTGAGTTAGCGTTATGAGctgaaggaagggagggcatttctattattatggTGGAGTAACGAAGGACTCGAGTCAGGATTCTCTAGTGTAATCCTACATAGTGGTGGATGAAATTCAAGTTGTTGTacgcgtgtgtgtgtgatgtTATAAGGGCTGCCAGGTAAgtagatgacgatgacgagggaCTGATCGCACGCCATACAGATGATAGAAAAACGAGCCCAACAAGTCAACATATAACAGAACCAACTATACATCTAACTCTATTAAAAGCTCAAATAAATCAAGCTACTACCGGTACTGGAGTGGATACCATCATCACACCCGACCCAGTTGCGTACCCGTGGAGAGAATTGAAACAAGTTCAGACCCACAATCATAGATAGCATCATAAAACTAATTGCTCTGCCTAACTAGTCATTTTACCCCAACAAACTAGCTAAATAGTCTTCTAGAATACAAAAACCGACTAGCAGCCTCTTCCCTATAGCATAGTAAACTACCCCCACCCATCATGCTATGACAATGaacacatccatccaatACTACCAGCTAGCAAGCTAACTAGCTACTAGCTAGTGAGTTTACGCCATCACTTGCGTAAGCACTCAATCCTGAGCAAGATAACCAATCAAGATGATTACCACCACGTAGACAGTGCACTGCACTTCTCAGTGGGTGATAGTTGTCAGATAAATGACGGGAGTGTGGAGGCCACTAATCATTAGTAGTTCCAGTGGATGGAGCGATGATGTCAATGCACTGAGCTAGCTGGTTAGCTAGGTAGGTAGGGCTTCAGGCATCAAGGTTTTAGTGCAAAATTTGGTAGTTATCACGGATGATAGCAATTCCGTGCGATCATAGATCTGAGGCTGATGACGACGGTGGTGGTCATTGAGGATCGATTAAGAAGTTGTGACAGTAGATGTCATAGGGATTTAGGAGCGACAGTTTTAGAAGAGCTTTCGGGTATGAGACCTGGGGAGTGTAAAAGAGGAAGTAAGGATAGAAAATAATCTCAAATCCAGATCCTTTCAAATTGATTCTGCCTACTCCGTCGCTAAAGGACGAATAAAATAAACCCAACCAATTCAGTCCAGGCCAGCCCAACTCAATCATATGTTTGTAACTCTGTATCCGGATCTATCGAACTCCCGAGTCATGTCCGTATCTTCGTATCGATTCGTCTTGGCTTTTATCGTTTCTCTGTGTATATATCGTATCGTAGCGTAGCGTATCATCTGCGTAACTGACGGTCGCCAGGACCGTGAAATTTTGTGGCATAGAGTGGAGGaatgagaggagaggaggaaaagctAAAGAGTATCATGCTGAGCCTCTTCTGGCTGGGACGAGGATGGTGCTAAGACGCTTCCAGCGCTGTGTGGGTGAAGTGGGTGAATCGCGATCTAGACGGTTGTCTAGACTCGGCTTAGAAGAGGATTGAGTGGAGGATCGGGGCCTAGTGACAAGCGCTTCATGGTCGGCTAGGACATCCTCGAGCCGGACATCGCAATCAGACATGCGCGGCCGAGTATCATTGGGGTCGAGAATCTCGATGAATTTGGACGACATATCGCGCATCTTTCGATTGGAGAATGACTTGGTAGAGAAAAGTTGGTGTTCGttgattcttttttttgttgggTGGAATGCGGCTTTAacgttttctttttttgtctcCTTCGCGGCGGCGACGATCACGAGGGTGATTGGGGAACTTTGTTGGTGAAATAGTCGGCGGTGGAAAAAGTAAACCCAACCGGGTCGGAGAAGTAGGTTCGTGATGGAAGTTAAGGGAATAACTAGGTGCACTGTCCACCGTgaagcgaagaagatccGGATAACCGCTGGCGGATATATCTTCCGTGCGGACAGAGAGTGGACagggagttggagatgagCAGAGGGGTAAACGACTGGAACATGAAGgacaaaggaggagaaggacgagAACGAAGATGAAAAAGGCACAGACAGTGCAGTAGCGGGTGATGCCGATTCGCTGAGCACGGTTTCAAGTATGCGCCAGGCAGGGATGTTCGAGCGGTCTTCTGCGTCAGAGCGGATGAGCTGACAGAGAATGGCCCTGAAAGAAAATATTCTCGTTGTTGGAGAGGGATCTAGGCGCCGTTGACGTCCGGGGAAGATGggtagtatttattattgcACGACaattttactttttgagTTCCTCTATGATGAGGGTGTACCCATTGACCCGCCAGTCATAGTGCCGCGAGTTCCGCATCACAAAGCAAAAGTAAAAAAGCCAAATTATTTGCCAGAACACGCGGGGGTTGGGGGGGGGATGTGGGAAGGGATCAACTGAGGGACTGGGACGGTGGCGCATCCGCCAGGGTACGAGTGAGCAAGGGCATCAGCGGCCATATACGCCGTGTGCCCGGGTAGAGCATGTTGTGATGGGCTACCGGACCCTCTGATTGACGGGGCTGGCGGGGGTCAATCCTcaggaaggagggaggagttcCGACGATGGTTCGTCCGTCATACCGAAGGGTGTGAGTGTGATTGCCGGTGCTGATGAAGCGGATGATGCGGTGGATGCGTGgcgttgggttgggttgctGGTTGTAGCTCGCCCGATCAGTCGTCAATCGTCAATAGTCATTGCGATCATGTCTGCAAGCGCGTTCGAATGGAGCTCCTGTTCCCTTAATTCCTGATCCAGTAAGACGCGATATCGACTCGACTCGACTCCACTCCACTGCCCTGCGGACCCTCCCGCCCGTCCCGGAGAGTGAGACGGAGAGTGAGAGCATGACGTCGCACCGAATAAATGCGATCCATGGGTCGTGTTCTGCAGAGCTATCCAGTGGCTCTAGATGTAAGGAAGAGATACTGGTTGTGCTCAACCACTCTAACCATTGTTGTGGTGGGGTTTGGAGTCATCGCAAAGGGAGCTGATGTGTCCAGCTCCATCGTTGCAGAGGCTGTCCATACAAATCGCGGGGATGACGGCAGATCGGCTTATCAAATGGATACGGCCCTCAGACGATCCATGTGCAACGCAACGAGCCCATCGATCAGCGAGGTTATAAATAGAATGATAATGGAGAAGAATGGAGCGTGTATTGGACAAGTCTAGCGGAGGAATTGAGGTTGAGCCACGAAAAACTCCACGAGAAAGTCACTCCAGAGTCACGGGATACCTCCCCAGAAGCATGTGCTCGCCGTGACGTCATGGCATCGTTGCTTCATCTGTGCTTCGCCTCCATTCTTCACCAGCCGCAATAATTACTGGGCTTACTGTTGGTTGTCTGTTGCTGGCACTATGCCACTTCATCATCGCAATGCCTACTAAACGTGCCAGGAAAAATCCATCGGTGGCACAGAAGCCGCCATCGCCTCCTCTGTCCGAGAAGAATGCCATCATCGCGCAAGACAtcccagaggaagaggaagcaaaGCGAGAATCAGCTCCTCGAGATGAGTCGTACACACCTGAGCTcttcgatgaagatgaagagatgccCGAAGAAACGGAGAATACCATCGATCCCGACACTGGAAAAGCAGCCAAAAGAACGGCCGACTACGCActaggagggggagggtaCAACGCACTCAAGTCGTACAAAGGACAGATGTACTCCGGAATGGCTGTTGGAGGTTCACACACCTGGACATACGACCAAGGAACGTGGAAGGAAACCAAGGAAGAACCCGATCTTTGGAGAATTGACTACCAGACGAACAAAAGACGGGCGAGGAAAGCGCCTACAGGGAGTGGTGCGCCTGTGGGAACCGAGTATCACTGGCTGATTGTAGGCTATCAGGTAGGCCACACCATCTCATGAGACGACGGCTGGCTCACCCCCGAACAGCATGTCAAGAAGATCGATGCCAACACGTACGAGACGCACCTCACGGGCTCAAAGTATAAACTGGCGTACAAGTCCGCGTCATCGAACTCTTGGTCGGTGCCGACCGTCAAGAAGCAACGGGACCGGGAAGTGGAATTGCTGGATGATGCTAAACAGCGCGTCCAGGGACTGCCGCCCGTGCTGGCATCAGAGAAGGTTAAGGTTGAGAAACGCGAAAAGGGTCAACAAAGCCTCGAAAGCATGTTTGGAAAGGCTGCGGGCGTGAAACGAAAAGCGAATGAAAATGACTGATGCGCGTTGCTTCGAACGAATGATATGTGGCTGGGCCATGTCGTGTCTGCTTCGGAATACAATATACAAAAGTCATTCGAATATACTTTACTGGAAATATGATAATCGATCCAAGGAGACGGGTCGGGCGCACTCCGGTCCACACTCTGCCAAAGCTTCTACTGTGAGGTTATTCAGCGGGTCAAACAACAATCTAGATCCAGCAGCACTGATGGAAACCGCAAGACCAACGATCGGTAGCAGAGCAACGAAGTCGAGCACGTAAGATAACTGGATAAAGCATGGCTACAGCCGTGTGCTCTACTACCCGAAAGCATAAATTCAATCCAAGGTCACAGCCAAATCTAGACTCACCCGAAAACAAACAAATCTCAACGCGCATGGCACAATCTagaacatcaagaagaagtcaATCTCCGACCCACAATCTCATCCCATTACTTGGAACCGTgacatcatccaccccaaacccaatATAAGCTTAACTTTGGCCTCATTCCAGACTTCTCCTAGACCATCCACCCGCGGTCTACCTTCCCCTTCAACATCCGCCACCCAACCACCCGCAATTTCCACTACCATCCTGGCAGCAATCCGCATCATGTCCAAACGCATCAGCACCTTCTTCCAACCTCTTccgtcgaagaagaaactcAAACCGGATGCAACTACGACAGcagaatcatcatcatcatcatcatcatcatcaacaacaacaacgacagTCCCACCAAAATCATCCACATACACCCATCACCCAAGCTATCCCATCCCGATCCGCGACCCGCCCAGCACCATCGCCACGTCTCTCCTCTCTAATCCAGCACCTCGAGCCCCCAAATCCATAACCAACCACCCGCACCTGGATCTCCTCTACTTCCAACCCTTTCTCCCCGCCCCACTAGCCCGAGACCTATTCGAATTCCTGCGGAATGAACTCCCCTTTTACCGCGTCCGATATAATATCCGGCGCGGCGGAACAGAAACTTCCATCAACACGCCAAGATACACGACTGTCTTCGGGGTAGATGATACATCGACATTCACTACTGCAAAAAACTCGGAATCTGTTTCTACCAATTTCAAAAATCCTGACACGAAAGCCCAAGAAGACACCACAACAAGCCACAATCTACTAGACTCCCCTCAGCAACTACCACCCGCCAACTCACCAATATTGGTCGACAGTAAAACACGCACCGAAACCAAATCCAGATATCGATGCAGGCCTCGACCCATCCCGCCGTGTCTGGACATTCTGCGCCAAGCAGTGGAGAAGGCCACGGACGATGGGACAAGATATAATTTCGTCCTGGTGAATTACTACGCCACAGGGGACGATAGTATCTCGTACCATTCGGATGATGAGCGGTTTCTAGGCCAGAATCCCACCATTGCGTCCTTATCGCTTGGCGCGGGGAGAGATTTCCTGTTGAAGCATAAACcaggtggtggtagtactaCTGATGCTGATCGTGCGATTGCAAATGCAGCTGCGAAACCGCTCAAGTTTCCCCTCAAGTCCGGCGACATGCTGATTATGAGGAGCGAGACTCAGGCAAATTGGCTGCACAGTGTGCCGAAGCGCAAGGGGTTGCAGGGAAGTGCTGGTGCTTTGGGCCGGATTAATATCACGTTTCGGAGAGCGGTGGTGCCTGGCGGCACGGAGAATTATTATCGATATAATGTGGGGGATGGAGTGGTGTATCgctggaaggatgaggaggggaaaatgGTGGCTACTACTGAATAGTTTGTAACTGTGTTGTAGCTTAATACTTATTTGTAGATACAACTGGATTGGAGGAATAGGGAAAGGGAGGCACTCAGTGCGAAGCAAACGGGTTGGTGTAAGCTCGGAAGCGATCAAGTGGCTGCGCACTGTTGAGGATCTTGTGCAACAATGCCCCGTAGTCCCATCCGATAGCTGCGGCCGCAAGAGCAGTTAGACTGGCCTGGTCCTCGCGTCCAGGTCGTCCAGGCCCGGTCATATTCTATTCATCATTAGCTACGGTTCGGTGATTGAAAGGGACATGACATACAGGTTTCATATTGATATCGAAGATGGCAAACTGTGACCCCTCGCTAAACCGTCTAATGTCAATGCGAATGGGTGCCGTCGCCCCAATTAATTTGGCGACCTGCTCGCACTGTCGCATTGCGCTTCTGTACGACTCATCCTGCATTTCGGTTTCTGTGATAGCGCGCGAGTTCGCAGTCACGGCCACTGTACCATTGTATGGCGCAATGCCATCGACATGGTTGAAGCGGGTGATCGGAGGCAGGCTCCAGTGCTCTGGATTCTCTGTCGATGGCGGCATAACTGTGATCGTTGCCTCTTCGCCCGTGAGATATTCTTCCACCATGACGATGGGAGACTCGAGCAGCAGAGCGTTGAGATGTGCCTCGAGCTCGGCTCGATTATGGCATACCTTGACACCGTGGCTGCCGCGACCACGGACGGGTTTACCGACCACGGGATAGTTTGGAATGGAGTCTAATATAGGGGAGATATTATCCGAATTGCGGATCAACCATGAGCGGGGAAGGGTAAATGAGCCATGGATACGGAGTCGGTCGTTGAGATAGGCTTTGTCATCGAAGGATTCAACCAGGGTTGGTGGCTGTCCGACAACAGAGATAGGGGCTGAATCAAGAGACTGCGAGGCTTGT harbors:
- a CDS encoding zinc-binding alcohol dehydrogenase family protein (COG:C;~EggNog:ENOG410PYST;~InterPro:IPR013154,IPR013149,IPR036291,IPR014182, IPR011032,IPR020843;~PFAM:PF00107,PF08240,PF13602;~go_function: GO:0008270 - zinc ion binding [Evidence IEA];~go_function: GO:0016491 - oxidoreductase activity [Evidence IEA];~go_process: GO:0055114 - oxidation-reduction process [Evidence IEA]), producing the protein MKAIGVENYGPIDRLEAREVPKPTDLQPRDLLVRIKGVAVNPVDTKVRNGTYDDYPDYYDRVPRPFQITGYDASGIIEAVGSQCSIFSVGDEVYYSGSPIRQGSNAEYQLVDERSVGHKPKRLDFVESAAMPLTYITAYEALVERLAIEKGEKAALLIINGAGGVGAMATQIARVVLDLPVVITTASRPETIQFTKDMGATHVVNHRDDVVDQIEKLNLDVPVKYIFITHSTDQYMETCARVCAPFGKVCSIVQGQAKMYGTEFMSKSLTFVWCLLGTKPYHKVDVESHHRILEELTDLIDASKIKCHITKRLRLTLDGVKNGHELLQSGGSIGKVGLGVDEPGPGEIFT
- a CDS encoding uncharacterized protein (COG:S;~EggNog:ENOG410PN0A), whose amino-acid sequence is MPTKRARKNPSVAQKPPSPPLSEKNAIIAQDIPEEEEAKRESAPRDESYTPELFDEDEEMPEETENTIDPDTGKAAKRTADYALGGGGYNALKSYKGQMYSGMAVGGSHTWTYDQGTWKETKEEPDLWRIDYQTNKRRARKAPTGSGAPVGTEYHWLIVGYQHVKKIDANTYETHLTGSKYKLAYKSASSNSWSVPTVKKQRDREVELLDDAKQRVQGLPPVLASEKVKVEKREKGQQSLESMFGKAAGVKRKANEND
- a CDS encoding uncharacterized protein (COG:S;~EggNog:ENOG410Q1MW) translates to MRDMSSKFIEILDPNDTRPRMSDCDVRLEDVLADHEALVTRPRSSTQSSSKPSLDNRLDRDSPTSPTQRWKRLSTILVPARRGSA
- a CDS encoding uncharacterized protein (TransMembrane:1 (i21-39o)) translates to MRSMGRVLQSYPVALDVRKRYWLCSTTLTIVVVGFGVIAKGADVSSSIVAEAVHTNRGDDGRSAYQMDTALRRSMCNATSPSISEVINRMIMEKNGACIGQV
- a CDS encoding uncharacterized protein (COG:S;~EggNog:ENOG410PPCP;~InterPro:IPR011761,IPR011095,IPR013815;~PFAM:PF07478;~go_function: GO:0005524 - ATP binding [Evidence IEA];~go_function: GO:0008716 - D-alanine-D-alanine ligase activity [Evidence IEA];~go_function: GO:0046872 - metal ion binding [Evidence IEA]), with the translated sequence MSLPMTQITRSLHNATTPPVVAVLYQAIEPPIINGARKPRKPGGYQDSGSDIAYTLKNRGVRVVTPVSSPNPKEQEGWCFPDTENGILSAVRQGATHLWANTILFSSHPLQASQSLDSAPISVVGQPPTLVESFDDKAYLNDRLRIHGSFTLPRSWLIRNSDNISPILDSIPNYPVVGKPVRGRGSHGVKVCHNRAELEAHLNALLLESPIVMVEEYLTGEEATITVMPPSTENPEHWSLPPITRFNHVDGIAPYNGTVAVTANSRAITETEMQDESYRSAMRQCEQVAKLIGATAPIRIDIRRFSEGSQFAIFDINMKPNMTGPGRPGREDQASLTALAAAAIGWDYGALLHKILNSAQPLDRFRAYTNPFASH
- a CDS encoding alpha-ketoglutarate-dependent dioxygenase AlkB family protein (COG:L;~EggNog:ENOG410PKBW;~InterPro:IPR027450,IPR032852,IPR005123;~PFAM:PF13532;~go_function: GO:0016491 - oxidoreductase activity [Evidence IEA];~go_process: GO:0006281 - DNA repair [Evidence IEA];~go_process: GO:0055114 - oxidation-reduction process [Evidence IEA]); the encoded protein is MSKRISTFFQPLPSKKKLKPDATTTAESSSSSSSSSTTTTTVPPKSSTYTHHPSYPIPIRDPPSTIATSLLSNPAPRAPKSITNHPHLDLLYFQPFLPAPLARDLFEFLRNELPFYRVRYNIRRGGTETSINTPRYTTVFGVDDTSTFTTAKNSESVSTNFKNPDTKAQEDTTTSHNLLDSPQQLPPANSPILVDSKTRTETKSRYRCRPRPIPPCLDILRQAVEKATDDGTRYNFVLVNYYATGDDSISYHSDDERFLGQNPTIASLSLGAGRDFLLKHKPGGGSTTDADRAIANAAAKPLKFPLKSGDMLIMRSETQANWLHSVPKRKGLQGSAGALGRINITFRRAVVPGGTENYYRYNVGDGVVYRWKDEEGKMVATTE